ATCGTGCTGCTGACGTCCCTCGATAGCGATATGAACCATATTTTATCGCTGGAGATGGGCGCAGATGACTATATTCTGAAAACCACGCCACCCGCCGTGTTACTGGCCCGCCTGCGGTTGCATTTTCGCCAGTACGCGAACACGCCCCAGCCAGCAGCAGAAAAGCATGAACCGGTACAAACCCAGATGCAGGTGCACAAATCACTGCATTTTGGCTTGCTATGTATCGACCCGGTTAACCGCGATGTCACGCTGGCTGATGAAAATATCGCCCTGTCTACTTCGGATTTTGATTTGCTCTGGCTACTGGCAACGCACGCCGGGCAAATTATGGATCGGGAAGCGTTGCTAAAAGCCCTGCGAGGCGTCAGCTACGACGGGATGGATCGCAGTATTGATGTGGCGATTTCCCGGCTGCGCAAAAAATTGCACGACAACGCCCTGGAGCCAGTGCGTATCAAAACCGTACGCAACAAGGGATATCTGTTTGCCCCCAATGCCTGGGAGACACGCACACCATGAAAAAACTGTTCGTACAGTTCTTTCTGTTGTTGTTTGCAAGCTTTCTGGTCATGACGCTGATGGTCGGGCTAGTGTACAAAGTTACCGCAGAGCGGGCCGGTCGTCAGTCA
This sequence is a window from Dickeya aquatica. Protein-coding genes within it:
- the rstA gene encoding two-component system response regulator RstA; translated protein: MYRVVFVEDDPEVGKLIAAYLGKHDIDVRIEPRGDNALAFIDQQQPDLVLLDIMLPGKDGMTLCRELRPRFNGPIVLLTSLDSDMNHILSLEMGADDYILKTTPPAVLLARLRLHFRQYANTPQPAAEKHEPVQTQMQVHKSLHFGLLCIDPVNRDVTLADENIALSTSDFDLLWLLATHAGQIMDREALLKALRGVSYDGMDRSIDVAISRLRKKLHDNALEPVRIKTVRNKGYLFAPNAWETRTP